A stretch of Desulfurivibrio alkaliphilus AHT 2 DNA encodes these proteins:
- the recD2 gene encoding SF1B family DNA helicase RecD2, which produces MQDELKGIVERVTFHNPENGWSVLRVQPFDQRLEAVPVLVHQQRVFAGATMRFLGQWSEHPRFGRQFKADTALEVKPASAAALEKYLGSGLIKGVGPKTARKIVRHFGDQTLDIFEQEIDRLTEVPGIAEAKLKSISAAWQEHRAIREVMLFLQGHGISTLFAVRIYKEYGDKAIEVVNADPYRLAEDIFGIGFFSADQVALSLGFAKDGEPRLMAAIRHVLAAGREQGHCYLTLAQVIAGVNELLELDIAPRAEGLLAQMAAAGKLMVRTLADSQGNPQTCYYSKTLYYDEETVATRIKALLAPVEVDRQRVADWLARYCQNQKMELSAEQQQAVAGVVGRRFAILTGGPGCGKTTATRVLVRLLEAMGQRVVLAAPTGRAAQRLGEVVGREARTIHRLLEWQGSGFKRRADHPLEGDFFIVDECSMLDVSLSAALLRAVPPQGQVLFIGDPDQLPPVGAGNVLRDLLNVAAVPAFRLTKVFRQAAASAIVRFAHQINRSEVPRIDSPFQHPERWQQECDCLFLDADEATREQLHFLGRVRRHFAPDHGRFREQADPFSFRLEEAVRPYESEFELPEKFRHVDLEQLLGAESRSEELKALLKKVHPWSALHYGLSAVEVVKKLYREWIPKYRGQGSAETGIEIQVLSPMTRGSLGTRNLNEVLQAEINPAGPGRPEVRLGERLFRLGDRVIHTRNNYDLEVFNGDIGVISAVDHEAQTCEVTFPPDSRRVNYRRDQLPELELAYAITIHKSQGSEFAAVIIPVLSQHYRMLFNNLIYTGLTRARRLAVLVGSRRALALAVHNRDTAQRQTALVPLLAADSP; this is translated from the coding sequence ATGCAGGATGAACTGAAGGGTATTGTCGAGCGGGTTACCTTTCATAACCCGGAAAACGGCTGGTCGGTGCTGCGGGTGCAGCCCTTTGATCAGCGCCTGGAGGCGGTGCCGGTGCTGGTCCACCAGCAGCGGGTCTTTGCCGGGGCCACCATGCGTTTTCTGGGGCAGTGGAGTGAGCACCCCCGTTTTGGCCGCCAGTTCAAGGCCGACACCGCCCTGGAGGTGAAGCCGGCTTCCGCCGCGGCGCTGGAAAAATATCTCGGCTCCGGCTTAATCAAAGGTGTCGGCCCCAAGACCGCCCGCAAAATCGTGCGCCATTTCGGCGACCAAACCCTGGATATCTTCGAACAGGAGATCGACCGGCTCACCGAGGTGCCGGGAATTGCCGAGGCCAAGCTCAAAAGCATCAGCGCCGCCTGGCAGGAGCACCGGGCCATCCGCGAAGTAATGCTCTTTTTGCAGGGCCATGGCATCAGCACCCTGTTTGCGGTGCGGATCTACAAGGAGTATGGCGATAAGGCCATCGAGGTGGTCAATGCCGATCCCTACCGGCTGGCCGAGGATATTTTCGGCATCGGCTTTTTTTCCGCCGACCAGGTGGCCCTGAGCCTGGGCTTTGCCAAAGATGGCGAGCCGCGTCTGATGGCCGCCATCCGCCACGTGCTGGCCGCCGGCCGGGAGCAGGGGCACTGCTACCTGACCCTGGCCCAGGTGATCGCCGGGGTCAATGAACTGCTGGAGCTGGACATCGCCCCCCGTGCCGAAGGCTTGCTGGCCCAGATGGCGGCGGCGGGCAAGCTGATGGTGCGCACCCTGGCCGATAGCCAGGGCAATCCCCAAACCTGTTATTATTCCAAGACCCTTTATTACGACGAAGAAACGGTGGCGACCAGGATCAAGGCCCTGCTGGCGCCGGTGGAAGTGGACCGGCAGCGGGTGGCCGACTGGCTGGCCCGTTACTGCCAAAACCAAAAGATGGAGCTTTCCGCCGAGCAGCAACAGGCGGTGGCCGGTGTTGTGGGCCGCCGTTTTGCCATCCTCACCGGCGGGCCGGGTTGCGGCAAGACCACCGCCACCCGGGTGCTGGTGCGGCTGCTGGAGGCCATGGGTCAAAGGGTGGTGTTGGCCGCCCCCACCGGCCGGGCCGCCCAGCGGCTGGGTGAAGTGGTGGGCCGCGAGGCCCGCACCATTCACCGGCTGCTGGAATGGCAGGGCAGCGGCTTCAAGCGCCGGGCCGACCACCCCCTGGAGGGTGATTTTTTCATCGTCGATGAATGTTCCATGCTGGATGTCAGCCTTAGCGCCGCCCTGTTGCGGGCCGTGCCGCCCCAAGGCCAGGTGCTGTTCATCGGCGACCCCGACCAGTTGCCGCCGGTGGGGGCCGGCAACGTGCTGCGGGATCTGTTGAATGTTGCGGCTGTGCCCGCTTTCCGGCTGACCAAGGTGTTTCGCCAGGCGGCGGCCTCGGCCATTGTCCGTTTTGCCCACCAGATCAACCGCAGCGAAGTACCCCGGATTGATTCCCCCTTCCAGCACCCGGAGCGCTGGCAGCAGGAGTGCGACTGCCTCTTTCTCGATGCCGATGAGGCCACCCGGGAGCAGTTGCATTTTTTAGGCCGGGTGCGCCGCCATTTCGCCCCGGATCATGGCCGCTTCCGGGAGCAGGCCGACCCCTTCAGCTTTCGCCTGGAAGAGGCGGTGCGGCCCTATGAAAGCGAATTTGAATTGCCGGAAAAGTTTCGCCATGTCGACCTGGAGCAGTTGCTGGGGGCCGAAAGCCGTTCCGAGGAACTCAAGGCCCTGCTGAAAAAGGTGCACCCCTGGTCGGCCCTGCATTACGGGCTGTCGGCGGTGGAGGTGGTAAAGAAACTCTACCGGGAATGGATTCCCAAGTACCGGGGGCAGGGAAGTGCGGAGACGGGTATTGAAATCCAGGTACTCTCGCCCATGACCCGGGGCAGCCTGGGCACCCGCAACCTCAACGAGGTGTTGCAGGCGGAGATCAACCCCGCCGGGCCGGGGCGGCCCGAGGTGCGGCTGGGGGAGCGGCTTTTCCGCCTGGGCGACCGGGTAATCCACACCCGCAACAACTACGACCTGGAGGTGTTCAACGGCGATATCGGGGTTATCAGCGCCGTCGATCATGAGGCCCAGACCTGCGAGGTCACCTTCCCCCCGGACAGCCGCCGGGTGAATTACCGCCGCGATCAACTGCCGGAGCTGGAGCTGGCCTATGCCATCACCATCCACAAGTCCCAGGGCAGCGAGTTTGCCGCGGTGATCATCCCGGTGTTGAGCCAGCATTACCGGATGCTGTTCAACAACCTGATCTACACCGGCCTCACCCGGGCCCGCCGGCTGGCGGTGCTGGTGGGCAGCCGCCGGGCCCTGGCCCTGGCGGTCCACAACCGCGACACCGCCCAACGCCAGACCGCCCTGGTACCGTTACTGGCCGCCGACTCCCCGTAA
- a CDS encoding DUF2796 domain-containing protein, with the protein MIVANKRKGKKLFLRQALGMALGLLLLQAQPVGAHHDEHGHHEKRSGHNSHHSHGHDDGHGHDHGHGHGTGLGAHVHGLAEINLIVEGSLLVIDMVSPGFNKVGFEHQPRTGEQRQAIREAKELLAEGEKLFALPPAAHCRQVRAKIGSDFDLDHRHEHGHGDSHEHGDHSHDHQHGHGDHGHDHHHGHGHKHDHDHDHADFTGLWEFHCERPERLDRIDFRLFEHFPGTERIRVQAVTPAGQVGADLRPQNPRLTL; encoded by the coding sequence ATGATTGTTGCCAACAAACGGAAAGGAAAAAAACTTTTTCTGCGGCAGGCGCTGGGAATGGCGCTGGGCCTGCTGCTGCTCCAGGCCCAGCCGGTGGGCGCTCATCACGACGAGCACGGCCACCACGAAAAGCGCTCCGGCCATAATAGCCACCACTCCCATGGGCATGATGACGGACACGGGCACGATCATGGCCATGGGCACGGCACCGGGCTGGGGGCACATGTCCACGGGCTGGCGGAAATCAACCTGATTGTGGAGGGTTCCCTACTGGTCATCGACATGGTCAGCCCCGGCTTCAACAAGGTGGGGTTCGAGCATCAGCCCCGAACCGGGGAGCAGCGCCAGGCCATCCGCGAGGCCAAAGAGTTGCTGGCCGAGGGTGAAAAACTTTTCGCCCTGCCCCCGGCCGCCCATTGCCGGCAGGTGCGAGCCAAGATCGGATCGGATTTTGATCTCGATCACCGACATGAACATGGGCATGGGGATAGCCATGAGCATGGAGACCACAGCCATGACCACCAGCACGGACATGGTGACCACGGCCACGACCATCATCACGGACATGGACACAAGCATGATCATGATCATGACCATGCAGACTTCACCGGGCTGTGGGAGTTTCATTGCGAGCGGCCCGAACGTCTCGACCGGATCGACTTCCGGCTCTTTGAGCATTTTCCCGGCACCGAGAGGATCAGGGTGCAGGCTGTGACCCCGGCCGGTCAGGTGGGAGCGGACTTGCGACCACAGAACCCCCGCCTGACTCTATGA
- a CDS encoding DUF2325 domain-containing protein has protein sequence MSIAIIGGMKRLESRYREEGRRRGFDLKVFNVAGRDLERKLLKMAAVVLFTDRISHNARREVVRAARLHRIPLYQYHSCGLCTLRDCLDCLSAPSDGKDTGQCGCGRDCANCDEKGKGKGAKGGRPAGAGLAH, from the coding sequence ATGTCTATTGCAATCATCGGCGGTATGAAGAGGCTGGAGAGCCGTTACCGGGAAGAGGGGCGGCGGCGGGGTTTTGACCTTAAAGTTTTCAACGTGGCCGGTCGTGACCTGGAGCGCAAGCTGCTGAAGATGGCGGCGGTGGTTCTGTTCACCGACCGGATTTCCCACAACGCCCGCCGGGAGGTGGTGCGGGCCGCCCGTCTTCACCGGATTCCCCTCTACCAGTATCATTCCTGCGGGCTTTGCACCCTGCGCGACTGTCTCGATTGCCTGTCGGCGCCCTCCGATGGTAAGGATACAGGGCAATGCGGTTGCGGCCGTGATTGTGCCAATTGCGACGAAAAGGGCAAAGGCAAGGGGGCAAAGGGTGGCCGCCCGGCCGGTGCCGGCTTGGCCCATTGA
- the mgtE gene encoding magnesium transporter encodes MYNQALHKTLLEFTQRGIDSSNKEKLGQFIAKHHAADLAGVLERLDPAEALPFFELLPIEEQAEVFGYFNSAFQQEMVDVLSPRRLAELVSVMDADERVDFFNKLDEEHQQAIMPCLAQAEREDIRKLASYREGTVGAVMTSDYAALTADLTVARALEKLRREAPDKETIYNAYVVDEQRRLLGVVSLKDLILARPEAKVQDLMNRGLVVLRAEEPQSEAAAKIARYDLLAIPVINGDDKLAGIVTHDDALDVSVQEATEDFHRMAGMTHKSPGLGEVNMLDASPWLIVQKRLPWLLILVFMNIFSGAGIAFFEDTIEAVVALVFFLPLLIDSGGNAGSQASTLMIRALATGRAHLKDWFALLGKEVGVALLLGGGMALAVSVVGIFRAGPEVAMVVAVAMVCTVLFGSLVGMSLPFVLSKLKLDPATASAPLVTSIADIGGVLIYFSLATWLLRDMIVAAGAG; translated from the coding sequence ATGTACAACCAAGCTCTCCACAAGACCCTGCTGGAGTTTACCCAGCGGGGCATCGATTCGTCCAACAAGGAAAAACTAGGCCAATTCATCGCCAAGCATCATGCCGCCGACCTGGCCGGGGTGCTGGAACGGCTGGACCCGGCCGAGGCGCTGCCCTTTTTCGAACTGCTGCCCATCGAGGAACAGGCCGAGGTATTTGGTTACTTCAACTCGGCCTTTCAGCAGGAGATGGTTGATGTTTTGAGCCCCCGGCGGCTGGCCGAGTTGGTGTCGGTGATGGACGCCGACGAACGGGTGGATTTTTTCAATAAGCTGGACGAGGAGCACCAGCAGGCCATCATGCCCTGCCTGGCTCAGGCCGAGCGGGAGGATATCCGCAAGCTGGCCTCTTACCGGGAAGGCACGGTGGGGGCCGTCATGACCTCCGACTACGCCGCGCTCACCGCCGATCTCACCGTGGCCCGGGCGCTTGAGAAACTGCGCCGCGAGGCCCCGGACAAAGAAACCATCTACAACGCCTACGTGGTGGATGAACAGCGGCGGCTACTGGGGGTGGTATCTTTAAAAGACCTGATCCTGGCCCGGCCGGAGGCCAAGGTGCAGGATCTGATGAACCGCGGCCTGGTGGTGCTGCGGGCCGAAGAGCCGCAAAGCGAGGCGGCGGCCAAGATCGCCCGCTACGATTTGCTGGCCATCCCGGTGATCAACGGCGACGACAAGCTGGCGGGGATCGTCACCCACGACGACGCCCTGGACGTCAGTGTGCAGGAGGCCACCGAAGACTTCCACCGCATGGCCGGTATGACCCACAAATCGCCGGGCCTGGGCGAGGTCAACATGCTGGACGCCAGCCCCTGGCTGATCGTGCAAAAACGGCTGCCCTGGCTGCTGATCCTGGTCTTCATGAACATCTTTTCCGGCGCCGGCATCGCCTTTTTCGAGGATACCATCGAGGCGGTGGTGGCCCTGGTCTTCTTTTTGCCGCTGCTCATCGACAGCGGCGGCAACGCCGGCAGCCAGGCCTCCACCCTGATGATCCGGGCCCTGGCCACCGGCCGCGCCCATCTTAAAGACTGGTTTGCCCTGCTGGGCAAGGAGGTCGGGGTGGCCCTGCTATTGGGCGGCGGCATGGCGCTGGCGGTTTCGGTGGTGGGTATTTTCCGGGCCGGGCCGGAAGTGGCCATGGTGGTGGCGGTTGCCATGGTCTGCACGGTCCTGTTCGGCAGCCTGGTGGGAATGTCGCTGCCTTTTGTGTTGAGCAAACTGAAGCTGGACCCGGCCACGGCCAGCGCCCCGCTGGTAACTTCCATTGCCGACATCGGCGGGGTGCTGATCTACTTCTCCCTGGCCACCTGGCTGTTGCGCGACATGATCGTGGCGGCCGGTGCCGGGTAA
- the extI gene encoding selenite/tellurite reduction operon porin ExtI translates to MKFKQLIGIGAATGCLLWAGAQTAVAGPVIYLPNDQGWLQLNYEMQLYGQWRDTGSGSDGTDDTAEIFFRRNRISLMGRLDDGKYGFYYAIENQGDRRIQPLNVRDDSSSDFHVLDAYFLANVHPNAQVRAGLIKDPLVRAHNVGCFFALTLDRSDFVYTALPRRSRDYGAMVWGNLLDDKLQYKVSATTGLKDNAPGNDLRYTVRAHYSLLDAEPAPLYFGTYFGNRRMLTIGGGYQYEREAVYGNQTLETNPNDYQAWTVDLFGELPTRAGTFTMEAAYLDVSFDDNYLGGDPDPVSMGIDGEKNGYYAQAGYLLPNRVGPGQLQFFGRYESWNFANLYGVVDQEIDRINLGVNYFLRGQDLRLTLEWSDTDFDVENQNSQDFKTVTTMLQFLF, encoded by the coding sequence ATGAAATTTAAGCAACTTATCGGTATCGGGGCGGCCACCGGCTGCCTGTTGTGGGCGGGCGCCCAAACCGCAGTGGCCGGCCCGGTGATCTACCTGCCCAACGACCAGGGCTGGCTGCAACTCAACTATGAAATGCAACTCTACGGCCAGTGGCGAGACACCGGCTCCGGCAGCGACGGCACCGACGACACCGCCGAGATCTTTTTCCGGCGCAACCGAATCTCCCTGATGGGTCGACTCGACGACGGCAAATACGGCTTTTACTACGCCATCGAAAACCAGGGCGACCGGCGCATTCAACCCCTGAACGTGCGGGATGACTCCTCCAGCGACTTCCATGTACTGGATGCCTACTTCCTGGCCAATGTACACCCAAATGCCCAGGTCCGGGCCGGGTTGATCAAGGACCCCCTGGTACGAGCCCATAACGTGGGTTGCTTTTTCGCCCTTACCCTGGATCGCTCGGACTTTGTCTACACCGCCCTGCCCCGCCGTTCAAGGGATTACGGCGCCATGGTCTGGGGCAACCTGCTCGATGACAAGCTGCAGTACAAAGTATCGGCCACCACCGGCCTGAAAGACAACGCCCCGGGCAACGACCTGCGTTACACCGTCCGGGCCCATTACAGCCTGCTGGACGCCGAACCCGCTCCCCTCTACTTCGGTACATACTTCGGCAATCGCCGGATGCTGACCATCGGCGGCGGCTACCAGTATGAAAGGGAAGCGGTTTATGGCAACCAGACCCTGGAAACCAACCCCAACGACTACCAGGCCTGGACCGTGGACCTCTTCGGAGAACTGCCCACCCGCGCCGGCACCTTCACCATGGAGGCCGCCTACCTGGATGTCTCCTTCGACGACAATTACCTGGGCGGCGACCCCGACCCGGTGAGCATGGGGATTGACGGCGAGAAAAACGGCTACTACGCCCAGGCCGGATATCTGCTGCCCAACCGGGTCGGCCCGGGCCAGCTGCAGTTTTTCGGCCGCTATGAAAGCTGGAATTTCGCCAACCTGTATGGGGTGGTGGACCAGGAAATCGACCGCATCAACCTGGGGGTCAACTATTTCCTCCGGGGGCAGGACCTGCGGCTGACCCTGGAGTGGTCGGATACCGACTTCGATGTTGAAAACCAGAACAGTCAGGATTTTAAAACCGTAACCACGATGCTGCAGTTCCTCTTTTAA
- the extH gene encoding selenite/tellurite reduction operon rhodanese-like protein ExtH, whose product MASKYLNHGKPTRLYALLGLLAGALLLLTGCGGTDYDAKAASNNNPNVMIDADTLNNWVEGGYGTDSKGYDRMVILDVDSAAGYEAGHIPGAYHLDTGNDLRAERSNGVSYTPSQVPTATQMDNLIQRTGIDERTVIVLVGNGNMMNVGRAYFNFRYWGFPRERLRVLNGTKTATYQDAGGYALAENSPPAPRSSNYSVTDLQANINLRASLEEMISVAENGADSTVILDARSEGEYEGEDLRGGVAFGGRVRGAQLQEWTTLLDPNNPTAMLGKNELLAIMEEAGAGPGTTAYTYCQTSWRAAVNFLALDAVLRWPAKIYDGAWVQWGMMARNDMNYGGALMPDSPWRTDTTARSEAINYENRIVEPLANADSFAPRANLINETDKNTCDTNPPAPNDRPVEVMLSIADLADWQANGAPTANGDPYDYDNFVVLHVGAAAAYEEGHIPGAFLLNTAADLSATRNDGIADTVSQVPTITQMNDLIQRTGIDEDTIIVLTTGPGNPNMMHLGRAYFNFRYWGFPRERLRVLDGNSGHFAEETGTALATEAPAEAASDYSVCELPQDTAKDRFRASLQEMMAVTDGSGTPLGAVPAAFTIIDARSAAEYNGDPGTTWVSNDIARTYVAFEGHIEGAGHQDWVTLLDENGRLLPLNELETAMNDLGADENTTTYSYCRTSWRAGVTFLALDAALNWPAKIYDGAWIEWGQMARNESLYDGSLNPASPWRTDKADYSGQITYNKTDETNYLGANSYAPFANRINQEDASISGAPCCVETDPGAFDPIPDGIAPTAPGYR is encoded by the coding sequence ATGGCAAGCAAGTATCTGAACCACGGCAAACCCACCCGCCTGTATGCCCTGCTGGGCCTGCTGGCCGGCGCCTTGCTGCTGCTTACCGGCTGCGGCGGCACCGACTACGACGCCAAGGCGGCGTCCAACAACAACCCCAACGTCATGATCGACGCCGACACCCTGAACAACTGGGTGGAAGGCGGCTACGGCACCGATTCCAAAGGCTACGACCGCATGGTGATCCTGGATGTGGACAGCGCCGCCGGTTACGAGGCCGGCCATATTCCCGGCGCTTACCATCTGGACACCGGCAATGACCTGCGGGCGGAACGCTCCAACGGCGTTTCCTACACCCCCAGCCAGGTACCCACCGCCACCCAGATGGACAACCTGATCCAGCGCACCGGGATTGACGAGCGCACGGTGATCGTCCTGGTCGGTAACGGCAATATGATGAACGTCGGCCGGGCCTACTTCAACTTCCGTTACTGGGGCTTCCCGCGGGAGCGGCTGCGGGTGCTCAACGGCACCAAGACCGCCACCTACCAGGATGCCGGCGGTTATGCTTTGGCGGAAAATTCGCCGCCGGCCCCCAGGTCGTCGAACTACAGCGTGACCGATCTGCAGGCCAACATCAATCTGCGCGCCTCCCTGGAAGAGATGATTTCCGTGGCGGAAAACGGGGCCGACAGCACCGTAATTCTCGATGCCCGCTCGGAAGGAGAGTACGAAGGGGAAGATCTTCGCGGCGGGGTGGCCTTCGGCGGCCGCGTTCGTGGGGCGCAGTTGCAGGAGTGGACCACCCTGTTGGACCCGAACAACCCCACCGCCATGCTGGGCAAAAATGAACTGCTGGCCATCATGGAAGAGGCCGGAGCAGGCCCCGGCACCACCGCCTACACTTACTGCCAGACAAGTTGGCGGGCGGCGGTGAACTTCCTGGCCCTGGACGCAGTCCTGCGCTGGCCGGCTAAAATTTACGACGGCGCCTGGGTACAGTGGGGCATGATGGCCCGTAACGATATGAACTACGGTGGCGCCCTGATGCCCGACTCCCCCTGGCGCACCGACACCACCGCCCGCAGCGAGGCGATCAACTACGAAAACCGGATTGTGGAACCGCTTGCAAACGCCGATTCCTTCGCCCCCCGGGCCAATCTGATCAACGAAACCGACAAAAACACCTGCGACACCAACCCGCCAGCCCCCAACGACCGCCCGGTGGAGGTAATGCTCTCCATCGCCGATCTGGCCGACTGGCAGGCAAACGGCGCCCCCACGGCCAACGGCGACCCCTATGATTACGACAACTTCGTTGTCCTGCACGTGGGTGCTGCCGCCGCCTATGAAGAGGGCCATATCCCCGGCGCCTTTCTGCTGAACACCGCGGCAGACCTGTCGGCCACCCGCAACGACGGCATCGCCGACACCGTTTCCCAGGTGCCGACCATTACCCAGATGAATGACCTGATCCAGCGCACCGGGATCGATGAAGACACCATCATCGTCCTGACCACCGGCCCCGGCAACCCCAACATGATGCACCTGGGGCGGGCCTACTTCAACTTCCGCTACTGGGGCTTCCCGCGGGAACGGCTGCGGGTGCTGGACGGCAACAGCGGCCATTTTGCTGAAGAAACCGGCACCGCTTTGGCCACCGAGGCCCCGGCGGAAGCAGCTTCCGATTACAGCGTCTGCGAGCTGCCCCAGGATACCGCCAAGGACCGTTTCCGGGCCAGCCTGCAAGAGATGATGGCGGTGACCGACGGTTCCGGCACTCCTCTGGGCGCGGTTCCCGCGGCCTTCACCATCATCGATGCCCGTTCCGCCGCCGAATATAACGGCGATCCCGGCACCACCTGGGTGAGCAACGACATTGCCAGAACCTATGTCGCCTTTGAAGGGCACATTGAAGGTGCCGGGCACCAGGACTGGGTCACCCTGCTGGATGAGAACGGCCGTTTGCTGCCGCTGAATGAACTGGAAACGGCCATGAACGACCTGGGTGCCGATGAAAACACCACCACTTACAGCTACTGCCGCACCTCCTGGCGGGCCGGCGTCACCTTCCTGGCCCTGGATGCGGCCCTGAACTGGCCGGCCAAGATTTACGACGGCGCCTGGATCGAGTGGGGCCAGATGGCCAGAAACGAGTCGCTTTACGACGGCTCCCTCAATCCGGCTTCCCCCTGGCGGACCGACAAAGCCGATTACTCCGGCCAGATCACCTACAACAAAACCGACGAAACAAACTACCTGGGCGCCAACTCCTACGCCCCCTTTGCCAACCGGATCAACCAGGAGGACGCCTCCATCAGCGGCGCGCCCTGCTGCGTGGAAACCGACCCCGGCGCCTTCGACCCGATTCCCGACGGCATCGCGCCCACGGCTCCCGGTTATCGCTAA
- a CDS encoding sigma-54-dependent transcriptional regulator, producing MSQPSDPILVIDDDLRMRQLLRDTLASAGFTAELCADGREAAQLLQSRSFNVILTDLQMPHFSGIEILEQALAANPDSMVVLVTGHGTVESAVEAIKKGAYDYIQKPFEPDELLLTVQRATEHARLRQENRRLQQQVAGCRGDELVGESPPLKKLKELIAQVAPFSTTVLINGETGTGKELAAKLIHKWSGRHKQPFLAINCGALPETLLESELFGHVKGAFTGADQDKPGLFETVDQGTLFLDEIDSMTLNFQVKLLRVLQEGTFLKVGGRQPCRADVRVIAASSRPLSEGVAAGSFRRDLFYRLNVVSLELPPLRQRREDIPLLAHHFLAKYNAKYDKQVQTIPAPVITRLLDHSWPGNVRELENAVERALLFCPGQELQAEHLPPLETGGEEAELHTTADDAKSLTMASMEKKLIIKALQRANGHRGKTAELLGISPASLWRKIKKYEINTPS from the coding sequence ATGAGCCAGCCAAGCGACCCCATCCTGGTGATTGACGACGACTTGCGCATGCGCCAACTGCTGCGCGACACCCTGGCAAGCGCCGGCTTTACCGCGGAACTCTGCGCCGACGGCCGGGAGGCGGCCCAGCTCCTGCAAAGCCGGTCATTTAACGTGATTCTCACCGATCTTCAGATGCCCCATTTCAGCGGGATCGAAATTCTAGAACAGGCCCTGGCCGCCAATCCCGATAGCATGGTGGTGCTGGTCACCGGCCATGGCACGGTTGAATCTGCCGTGGAGGCCATCAAAAAGGGGGCCTACGACTACATCCAGAAACCCTTCGAACCCGACGAGCTGTTGCTCACCGTGCAGCGGGCCACTGAACACGCCCGGCTGCGGCAGGAAAACCGCCGCCTGCAGCAGCAGGTGGCCGGCTGCCGGGGGGATGAGCTGGTGGGGGAAAGCCCGCCGCTGAAAAAGCTCAAGGAACTAATCGCCCAGGTGGCCCCCTTTTCCACCACGGTCCTGATCAACGGCGAAACCGGAACCGGCAAGGAACTGGCGGCCAAACTTATCCACAAATGGAGCGGGCGCCACAAGCAACCCTTTTTAGCCATCAACTGCGGAGCGCTGCCCGAAACCCTGCTGGAATCGGAACTGTTCGGGCACGTCAAAGGCGCCTTCACCGGGGCCGACCAGGACAAACCCGGGCTGTTTGAAACCGTGGACCAGGGCACCCTGTTTCTTGATGAAATCGACTCCATGACCTTGAATTTTCAGGTCAAACTACTGCGGGTGCTCCAGGAGGGTACTTTTCTGAAGGTCGGCGGGCGCCAGCCCTGCCGGGCCGATGTCCGGGTGATTGCCGCCAGCAGCCGCCCCCTGAGCGAAGGAGTGGCAGCGGGGAGTTTCCGACGTGATCTTTTTTACCGCCTTAACGTGGTCAGCCTGGAGTTACCGCCGTTAAGGCAGCGGCGCGAGGACATTCCCCTGCTGGCCCACCATTTTCTGGCCAAATATAACGCCAAGTACGACAAGCAGGTGCAAACCATTCCCGCCCCGGTAATAACCCGTTTACTGGACCATTCCTGGCCGGGTAATGTCCGCGAACTGGAAAACGCGGTGGAACGGGCGCTGCTTTTCTGCCCTGGTCAGGAATTGCAGGCCGAGCACCTGCCCCCCCTGGAAACCGGCGGGGAAGAGGCTGAACTCCACACCACCGCGGACGACGCCAAGTCGCTTACCATGGCCTCCATGGAAAAAAAGCTGATTATCAAGGCCCTGCAACGGGCCAACGGCCATCGGGGCAAGACCGCCGAACTGCTGGGCATCAGCCCCGCCTCCTTGTGGCGAAAAATCAAGAAATACGAAATCAACACCCCATCCTGA